A single window of Caldicellulosiruptor bescii DSM 6725 DNA harbors:
- a CDS encoding coiled-coil domain-containing protein, producing the protein MPESDVLQAIFTTLEKINGRLDTIEKRLDKIEQRLDKVEERLDKVEKRLDIVEMRLNKLEERVAKFEEDVQVIKQDIVILKENDKELTRRMNAVYDQVAFLTEFRTEMIMFRDEVYKRFDNLEQQTGRLKEGFEYLRDMTVEHEIDIRFLKRVVRAS; encoded by the coding sequence ATGCCAGAAAGTGATGTCCTGCAAGCTATATTTACAACACTTGAAAAGATTAATGGGCGACTTGATACTATTGAGAAAAGATTAGATAAGATTGAGCAGAGGCTTGACAAAGTAGAAGAAAGACTCGATAAAGTAGAAAAAAGACTTGATATTGTGGAGATGAGATTGAATAAGCTTGAAGAGAGGGTTGCAAAATTTGAAGAAGATGTTCAGGTTATCAAACAGGACATTGTTATATTAAAAGAAAATGACAAAGAGCTAACAAGAAGAATGAACGCTGTATATGACCAGGTTGCATTCTTGACTGAATTTCGAACAGAGATGATTATGTTCAGAGATGAGGTATACAAGAGATTTGATAATTTAGAGCAGCAAACAGGAAGATTAAAAGAAGGGTTTGAATATTTACGTGACATGACAGTTGAGCATGAAATTGATATTCGATTTTTAAAAAGAGTTGTGAGAGCTTCATAG
- a CDS encoding DUF2225 domain-containing protein, producing MDIYEKTLECPVCGSTIKAPFVKSSAIYVESRDTDLCVYYKGVNPLLYDVIVCGECGYAALSKNFGKLTKWDVESLKEKVASKWVKREIPFERTVDDAITLYKLALITATSKRKVNKYEVAGILLRISWLYRLSQDKEKELEFQKLALQTYKDAFEHEEGSADEIDLATVMYLIGELSRRVGDLDEARKWFSKLISSKEARNNPHILELARDQIQVMRDME from the coding sequence ATGGACATTTATGAAAAGACATTAGAGTGCCCTGTATGCGGTAGCACAATCAAAGCACCATTTGTAAAAAGTTCAGCAATTTATGTAGAGAGCCGGGATACTGACCTTTGTGTTTACTACAAGGGCGTCAACCCTCTTTTGTATGATGTTATTGTCTGCGGGGAATGTGGTTATGCAGCACTTAGCAAAAATTTTGGGAAACTTACAAAATGGGATGTAGAATCATTAAAAGAAAAGGTTGCTTCAAAGTGGGTAAAAAGAGAAATCCCGTTTGAAAGAACCGTAGATGATGCTATTACATTGTACAAGTTGGCTTTGATTACGGCAACATCTAAAAGAAAAGTTAACAAATATGAGGTTGCAGGAATTCTGTTAAGAATTTCATGGCTCTACAGGCTAAGTCAGGATAAAGAAAAAGAGCTTGAATTTCAAAAACTTGCTCTTCAAACATATAAGGATGCATTTGAACATGAAGAAGGGTCAGCTGATGAAATAGATTTGGCAACGGTCATGTATTTGATAGGTGAGCTTTCAAGACGAGTAGGTGACCTTGACGAGGCAAGAAAATGGTTTTCAAAGCTTATATCCAGCAAAGAAGCACGAAACAATCCTCACATTCTTGAACTTGCAAGAGACCAGATTCAGGTTATGAGAGATATGGAATAA
- a CDS encoding VanW family protein, protein MKRFILIGIVVVLLIASTVLGYTLYTNVTKVLDTDRIYKGIYVEGVHLGGLTTEEALELLKKTYFEPLQNKKVEVIVEDKSYFLEYSSLGIKMDIDKAVEKAYSIGRKGNFATRFKEIKKVYENPVVIRLNFEYDENKLKKFVDELFNTYYQSPVNASIKKVGDQFVITPERIGKKLDYGYLLNKLKDIIKNKQEGKVYVRFLRITPRITASELSKVKEIIGSFTTKFDSSNVARSENIRVAAQKINGSLVMPGEIFSLSKVIGPVTVENGFKIAKVIVNNEFVDGVGGGLCQIATTMYNAVLMAQLKVVERAPHSALISYVPPGRDATIASGSIDFKFKNTTNAPIYVESYTSKNTVTVNLYGKNNHKAEIVKFESEIIERVPYKKVYKNDPTLPQGVEKLSNKPQNGLKVKTYMLVYKDGRLIERKLLSYDYYKPVNAVILVGTKAKETVSSSVYE, encoded by the coding sequence GTGAAAAGGTTTATATTAATTGGAATTGTTGTGGTGCTTTTGATAGCAAGCACAGTTCTGGGATATACTCTTTATACCAATGTTACGAAAGTTCTTGATACAGATAGGATTTATAAAGGCATTTATGTTGAGGGTGTTCATTTGGGTGGACTTACCACAGAAGAGGCTCTTGAGCTTTTAAAAAAGACTTATTTTGAGCCACTGCAGAACAAAAAAGTTGAAGTTATAGTTGAAGACAAAAGCTATTTTCTTGAGTATTCTTCTCTTGGAATAAAGATGGATATTGACAAGGCAGTAGAAAAGGCATATTCAATTGGCAGAAAGGGCAATTTTGCAACACGGTTTAAAGAGATAAAAAAGGTTTATGAAAATCCAGTGGTCATAAGACTTAATTTCGAATATGATGAAAACAAACTCAAAAAGTTTGTAGATGAACTTTTTAACACATACTATCAATCGCCTGTTAATGCAAGTATCAAAAAAGTAGGAGACCAGTTTGTTATAACTCCAGAGAGAATAGGGAAAAAACTTGATTATGGCTATCTTTTGAATAAATTGAAAGACATAATTAAAAACAAGCAAGAAGGTAAGGTTTATGTAAGATTTTTAAGAATAACTCCGCGAATCACAGCGAGTGAACTATCAAAAGTAAAAGAAATAATAGGTTCGTTTACCACAAAGTTTGATAGTTCAAATGTTGCAAGAAGCGAAAATATAAGGGTAGCTGCCCAAAAGATAAATGGTAGCTTAGTGATGCCGGGCGAAATATTTTCGCTGTCAAAGGTAATTGGACCTGTAACAGTCGAAAATGGTTTTAAAATTGCAAAAGTTATTGTCAATAATGAGTTTGTAGACGGTGTTGGTGGAGGGCTTTGTCAAATAGCAACCACTATGTACAATGCAGTTTTGATGGCCCAGCTGAAGGTTGTGGAAAGAGCACCACATTCAGCTCTAATTTCGTACGTGCCACCTGGCAGGGATGCAACAATTGCTTCAGGTTCAATAGATTTTAAATTCAAAAATACAACAAATGCGCCTATCTATGTTGAAAGTTATACTTCCAAAAATACTGTGACAGTCAACCTCTATGGCAAAAACAATCATAAGGCTGAAATTGTCAAATTCGAATCGGAAATAATTGAAAGGGTACCTTATAAAAAAGTCTACAAAAATGATCCAACACTTCCTCAAGGAGTAGAAAAGCTTTCCAATAAACCCCAGAATGGCTTAAAGGTAAAAACTTATATGCTTGTTTATAAAGATGGCAGGTTAATAGAAAGAAAGCTTCTGTCCTATGACTATTATAAACCTGTAAATGCTGTGATACTGGTTGGAACAAAAGCAAAAGAGACCGTCTCTTCATCTGTTTATGAGTAA